The Ignavibacteria bacterium genome contains the following window.
GAGGAAATAAGATGGAAAATACTTGTGAAATTTTAAAGAACGCTAAAAATATTGCTGTCGTTGGAATTTCTAACAAACCCGGCAGAGATTCAGGTTGGATTGCAAGACTCTTGCGAGATAGAGGATATAATGTTTTTGGTGTAAATCCAACTTTAAAGGAATTCGATGGAATTCCTGTCTTTAAATCATTAAAAGATATTCCAGAACCAATTGATATCGTTGATATTTTTCGTCGATCAGAATTTGTAACTGAAGTTGTTAAAGATGCAATTGAAGTGAATGCGAAAGTAATCTGGATGCAGCTTGGTGTGATTAACTATGAAGCAGAAAAAATTGCTAAAGAGGCTGGTTTAATTGTTATCATGAATAGATGCATTGCAGTTGAGTACCGAAGATGTTTTGGTTGAAAATTTTTGTAGTGATTGTCTTTCTCTCTAAAGTTTCAACAGCTCAAACTATTTTTAATTTTTTATCAGTACAGGATACATTTAGTCTCCAAAAAAATTATGATATTGCTAATAACGACG
Protein-coding sequences here:
- a CDS encoding CoA-binding protein, producing MENTCEILKNAKNIAVVGISNKPGRDSGWIARLLRDRGYNVFGVNPTLKEFDGIPVFKSLKDIPEPIDIVDIFRRSEFVTEVVKDAIEVNAKVIWMQLGVINYEAEKIAKEAGLIVIMNRCIAVEYRRCFG